TTAACCTGACGGTGCAGGAACATATTCCGTCTTTATTGAAAAGTCTCAGAGTGGTCGAGGAGCTTGAGCGGACCGTGGAAAGGAAGTTCAAACGGCCGTGATCGTCAAGAAACGTTCCATATCAAGCGGCGCAGCCCTGGTATTGACAAGTCTGTTGATGGCGGGCGGTATCCTCGCGTCAAACGCCGCCTGCACTCCGCGCGTTGAGGTAACGGCGCCGGAGAAACCGATCACCATCAACTTAAACGTCAAGATCGACCATGAGGTTCGGGTCAGAGTGGACAGGGAGTTGGACAAAGTGTTGTCGAAAGAGAGCGGTCTCTTTTAGCGCGGGAGATGCCCCATGGCCCGATGGATACGGCGGATCGTATCGAGTGTCTTGTTGGGATGCCTGATTTCTTCCGACCCTCTCTTCGCCCTTTCTCTGGAGGAGACAAAGGCAAAGGGTTTGGTTGGCGAGAAAAGGAACGGATATTTGGGCCTTGTCGATCCCACGAACCGAGAGGCGCGGGAACTGGTGGCGAACATCAATGAGAAAAGACGGCAAGCCTATCAAGACATTGCTCGTCGTGATGGGACGACCTTAAGCGTCGTTGAATCATTGGCCGGAGAAAAGGCGATCGAAAAAACAGAAC
This sequence is a window from Candidatus Nitrospira inopinata. Protein-coding genes within it:
- a CDS encoding YnbE family lipoprotein, whose protein sequence is MAGGILASNAACTPRVEVTAPEKPITINLNVKIDHEVRVRVDRELDKVLSKESGLF
- a CDS encoding YdbL family protein; the protein is MARWIRRIVSSVLLGCLISSDPLFALSLEETKAKGLVGEKRNGYLGLVDPTNREARELVANINEKRRQAYQDIARRDGTTLSVVESLAGEKAIEKTEPGHYIEGPNGWIKK